The following proteins come from a genomic window of Pangasianodon hypophthalmus isolate fPanHyp1 chromosome 24, fPanHyp1.pri, whole genome shotgun sequence:
- the cfap77 gene encoding cilia- and flagella-associated protein 77 translates to MDSAHVGVFRNSMITNPLIMKPKLGKTKSRGLSYPGPDFVYGAVTTLQDGGAAEALSSWHTPSLSFSNSAQYRKAEQDFVALNRESVKSGLVTAKELQQYRATHDIRRPAVSKSFRSAPVRLPQDITFGVPTRPSTPISALLEYKYGQRWLEEQQAKDRALLEHQNKKVQLARIQDTRTTLLRKSRPLEKPPSTWKLPHFQQIGPALDTFRDPEARKKAMAAHYMDSVARRGLLGQGTYTVD, encoded by the exons CCTAAACTTGGGAAGACCAAATCCAGAGGACTGTCCTATCCAGGACCAGATTTTGTTTACGGTGCAGTGACCACCCTCCAAGATGGTGGAGCGGCAGAGG CCCTTTCCAGCTGGCACACTCCTTCTCTGTCCTTCTCCAACTCTGCGCAGTACAGGAAGGCAGAGCAGGACTTTGTGGCTCTGAATCGAGAAAGTGTAAAGTCTGGTCTGGTCACGGCCAAAGAGCTGCAGCAGTACCGTGCCACTCATGACATCAGGCGCCCAGCCGTGTCCAAAAGCTTCAGGTCTGCTCCAGTACGACTACCACAGGACATCACATTCGGCGTTCCTACACG GCCTTCCACTCCGATCTCAGCGCTGTTGGAGTACAAGTACGGCCAGAGGTGGCTGGAGGAGCAACAGGCCAAAGACAGAGCGCTGCTGGAGCACCAGAATAAGAAG GTTCAGCTTGCGAGGATCCAGGACACCCGTACCACCCTCCTCCGCAAGAGTCGTCCTCTGGAGAAACCACCATCCACGTGGAAACTGCCCCACTTCCAGCAG ATTGGACCAGCTCTGGACACCTTCCGAGATCCTGAAGCACGAAAGAAGGCCATGGCTGCACACTACATGGACTCAGTGGCCAGACGAGGACTGCTGGGACAGGGCACTTACACTGTGGACTGA